One Malus domestica chromosome 11, GDT2T_hap1 genomic region harbors:
- the LOC103447451 gene encoding probable anion transporter 4, chloroplastic, protein MASAVRTSYPAVSRDRNVTKPESKFTIPPRFVDSQNRNNRFRDVSSASSLQRIRLRHDSAVLRPVVPHRVRVSSNDAQFGSEENEVQAPSFAEFITSERVKVVAMLALALALCNADRVVMSVAIVPLSLSNGWSRSFAGIVQSSFLWGYLVSPIAGGTLVDYYGGKVVMAWGVALWSLATFLTPWAAETSLWALLAMRALLGIAEGVALPCMNNMVARWFPQTERARAVGLAMAGFTLGSAVGLMLSPILMSQGGVFGPFVIFGLSGFLWVLVWLSAASSTPNQNPQISKYELDYISNKGQKSSLVENKPKTAKVIPPFRRLLSKMPTWSIIVANAMHSWGFFVILSWMPIYFNSVYHVDLRQAAWFSAVPWIVMAVMGYVGGLWSDILIRNGTSVTLTRKIMQSIGFVGPGIALVGLVTAKSPAFASAWLTLAVGLKSFSHSGFLVNLQEIAPQYSGVLHGISNTAGTFAAILGTVGAGFFVELVGSFQGFLLLTSLLYILSALFYNVFSTGERVNFDEPIHE, encoded by the exons ATGGCCTCCGCAGTCCGAACTTCTTATCCCGCTGTCTCCCGAGACCGAAACGTTACGAAGCCCGAATCGAAGTTCACGATCCCTCCGCGTTTCGTCGACTCGCAGAACCGAAACAACCGATTCCGAGACGTTTCGTCGGCGAGCTCGCTGCAGAGAATTCGACTGCGGCATGACTCGGCCGTGCTCCGCCCCGTTGTCCCGCACAGAGTTAGGGTTTCTTCCAACGACGCTCAGTTCGGCTCGGAGGAGAACGAAGTTCAGGCGCCGAGTTTCGCCGAGTTTATCACCTCGGAGCGGGTCAAAGTTGTGGCGATGCTCGCTTTGGCGCTGGCTCTCTGTAATGCGGACCGTGTCGTGATGTCGGTGGCGATTGTGCCGTTATCGCTCTCTAATGGCTGGAGCCGCTCGTTTGCTGGTATTGTTCAG TCATCTTTCCTTTGGGGATACCTGGTATCTCCCATAGCTGGAGGGACACTTGTGGACTATTATGGTGGTAAGGTAGTCATGGCATGGGGGGTCGCTTTGTGGTCTTTAGCTACCTTTCTTACACCGTGGGCTGCGGAAACTTCTCTATGGGCTCTCCTTGCTATGCGAGCTCTCCTTGGAATTGCAGAAGGAGTGGCTCTTCCGTGCATGAACAACATGGTAGCGAG GTGGTTTCCTCAAACAGAACGAGCCAGAGCTGTTGGACTTGCAATGGCTGGGTTTACGCTTGGAAGTGCAGTAGGACTCATGCTTTCTCCAATCCTCATGTCACAAGGTGGTGTATTTGGACCATTTGTGATTTTTGGTTTATCCGGATTTCTTTGGGTTTTGGTGTGGTTATCGGCAGCATCAAGTACTCCTAACCAAAATCCTCAAATATCAAAATATGAATTGGATTACATATCGAACAAGGGGCAGAAGTCCTCTTTGGTGGAGAATAAACCTAAGACAGCCAAAGTGATCCCTCCCTTCAGGCGCTTGCTATCTAAAATGCCAACCTGGTCCATAATAGTTGCGAATGCCATGCACAGCTGG GGTTTTTTCGTTATTCTTTCCTGGATGCCCATTTACTTCAACTCT GTGTACCACGTTGACCTCAGACAAGCAGCTTGGTTTAGTGCTGTTCCATGGATTGTCATGGCGGTCATGGGATATGTTGGTGGTTTGTGGTCAGACATATTGATACGAAATGGTACAAGTGTCACTTTGACTCGGAAGATCATGCAG TCAATCGGTTTCGTTGGGCCTGGGATAGCTCTTGTGGGTTTAGTTACAGCAAAAAGTCCAGCATTCGCATCTGCTTGGCTTACTTTAGCAGTCGGGCTGAAATCTTTTAGTCACTCCGGTTTTCTTGTAAATCTCCAG GAGATCGCTCCGCAGTACTCTGGTGTTTTACATG GAATTTCAAATACCGCGGGAACATTTGCTGCCATTTTGGGAACAGTTGGAGCTGGTTTCTTTGTTGAACTCGTGGGTTCTTTCCAAGGATTTCTATTGCTCACATCACTCTTATATATTCTTTCTGCCCTTTTCTACAACGTCTTTTCTACCGGAGAGAGAGTAAATTTTGATGAACCTA TTCATGAATGA
- the LOC103412834 gene encoding calmodulin-binding receptor-like cytoplasmic kinase 2 yields the protein MKRTPGPHNLQTNQRKQISSFQHEDANKNKTKQQHRPSLIRAAVKKVAGIFKVLFGQRKAAAVIETRRNSSRIQGISSSTDRSATDRSAGSETRSRSSSKFKLSQSTSSASGLIEMTNFSFEEILKATENFSPANKIGQGAFGTVYKGRLGDGSLVAVKRARKAVSDKHLAMEFKNEILTLSTIEHLNLVRLYGYLEHGDEQIIVVEYVANGTLREHLDGIIGNGLETGERLDIAIDVAHAITYLHMYTDPPIIHRDIKSLNILITEKIRAKVADFGFARASADPNATHISTQIKGTAGYLDPEYLKTYQLTEKSDVYSFGVLLVELMTGRRPIEPQKPSNERITARWAIQLLKRGDAILVMDPRLRRNPASTMVLEKILLLAQQCLAPLRPSRPSMKECGEVLWGIRKDFREKSLSSSSSSAVHYSANYPVRDPKMTRQISFGIEDDDRHKFISA from the exons ATGAAGAGAACACCAGGTCCTCACAACCTGCAAACAAATCAGAGGAAGCAAATCTCCAGTTTCCAGCATGAAGATGCCAACAAGAACAAAACTAAGCAGCAGCATCGACCAAGTCTTATCAGGGCAGCGGTGAAGAAGGTTGCTGGGATTTTCAAAGTTCTTTTCGGGCAGAGAAAGGCTGCTGCTGTGATTGAAACAAGAAGAAACAGTTCTCGAATCCAAGGGATTTCGT CTTCAACTGATCGTTCGGCAACTGATCGTTCGGCAGGGAGTGAGACTAGGAGTAGGAGCTCATCAAAGTTTAAGCTCTCACAGTCCACTAGTTCTGCCAGTGGATTAATTGAGATGACTAATTTCTCCTTCGAAGAGATTCTCAAAGCAACCGAAAATTTCTCTCCCGCGAATAAGATTGGCCAGGGTGCATTTGGAACCGTCTACAAGGGAAGGCTTGGAGATGGATCTCTTGTTGCTGTAAAGCGTGCCCGCAAG GCTGTGTCCGACAAGCACTTAGCAATGGAGTTCAAGAATGAAATCCTTACCTTGTCAACGATCGAGCATCTGAATTTGGTAAGGTTATATGGATACCTGGAGCATGGAGATGAGCAGATTATTGTGGTTGAATACGTTGCAAATGGAACGCTTCGCGAACATTTGGATG GTATCATTGGAAATGGACTTGAAACCGGGGAACGTTTGGACATTGCTATTGATGTGGCTCATGCAATCACCTATCTTCACATGTATACAG ATCCTCCGATAATCCACAGAGACATAAAATCTTTAAACATCCTCATCACTGAGAAAATTCGGGCTAAAGTAGCGGACTTTGGGTTTGCACGAGCATCTGCAGACCCAAACGCAACTCATATTTCAACTCAAATAAAAGGAACTGCAGGATACTTGGACCCCGAGTACCTCAAGACTTATCAACTCACCGAAAAGAGTGATGTTTACTCCTTTGGTGTCCTGCTTGTAGAACTTATGACGGGAAGACGACCCATCGAACCACAGAAGCCATCCAATGAAAGAATAACAGCAAGATGG GCAATCCAATTGTTGAAACGAGGAGATGCGATACTTGTCATGGATCCAAGGCTACGGAGAAATCCGGCGTCAACCATGGTATTGGAGAAAATCCTGTTGCTAGCTCAGCAGTGCCTTGCACCTCTAAGACCGTCAAGACCCTCCATGAAAGAATGTGGTGAAGTATTGTGGGGAATTCGAAAAGACTTTCGAGAAAAatccctctcttcttcttcctcatctgctGTTCATTATTCTGCCAATTATCCAGTGAGGGATCCAAAGATGACTCGGCAGATATCGTTTGggattgaagatgatgatagGCATAAATTTATCTCTGCCTAG
- the LOC103447449 gene encoding alpha-glucan phosphorylase, H isozyme — protein MAPTAKSDGKTIIDSAISSKIPATANPLAEEPSQIASNINYHAKFSPHFSPFKFEPEQAYYATADSVRDRLIQQWNETYLHFHQENPKQTYYLSMEYLQGRALTNAIGNLNVQSAYADALNKLGHQLEEITEQEKDAALGNGGLGRLASCFLDSMATLNLPAWGYGLRYRYGLFKQRIAKDGQEETAEDWLEKFSPWEVVRHDVVYPVRFFGHVHVNPDGSRKWVEGEVLRALAYDVPIPGYKTKNTISLRLWEAKASAEDFNLFQFNDGQYESAAQLHSRAQQICAVLYPGDATEEGKLLRLKQQFFLCSASLQDIIFRFKERKQGTDSLQWSEFPKKVAVQMNDTHPTLAIPELMRLLLDEEGLAWDEAWEVTTRTVAYTNHTVLPEALEKWSQTVMWKLLPRHMEIIEEIDKRFIAMVRATRTDLESKIPSLCVLDNNPQKPVVRMANLCVVSAHTVNGVAQLHSDILKNELFVDYVSIWPTKFQNKTNGITPRRWLRFCSPELSNIITKWLKTDEWVTNLDLLVGLRKFADDSKLQEEWASAKMANKKRLAQYIEHVAGVKIDPNSLFDIQVKRIHEYKRQLLNILGAVYRYKKLKEMSPEERKKTTPRTIMIGGKAFATYTNAKRIVKLVDDVGAVVNKDPDVNGYLKVVFVPNYNVSVAEILIPGSELSQHISTAGMEASGTSNMKFALNGCLIIGTLDGANVEIREEIGEDNFFLFGATADEVPNLRKDREIGLFKPDPRFEEAKQFVRSGAFGSYDYNPLLDSLEGNTGYGRGDYFLVGHDFAQYMDAQAKVDEAYKDRKRWQKMSILSTAGSGKFSSDRTIAQYAKEIWNIEECRVP, from the exons ATGGCACCTACTGCGAAATCGGACGGAAAAACAATCATAGACTCCGCCATTTCATCCAAGATTCCGGCGACCGCAAACCCTTTAGCCGAAGAACCGTCGCAGATTGCTTCCAACATCAATTACCACGCGAAATTCAGCCCCCACTTCTCGCCGTTCAAGTTCGAGCCGGAGCAAGCCTACTACGCGACAGCTGACAGCGTCCGCGATCGCCTGATCCAG CAATGGAACGAGACGTACCTGCATTTCCACCAGGAGAATCCCAAGCAGACATACTACTTGTCCATGGAGTATCTTCAAGGACGAGCCTTGACCAATGCGATCGGGAATTTGAATGTTCAGAGTGCTTATGCTGATGCTTTGAACAAGTTGGGGCATCAGCTGGAGGAAATAACAGAGCAG GAAAAAGATGCAGCACTCGGAAATGGTGGGCTGGGAAGGCTTGCTTCGTGCTTTCTAGACTCCATGGCAACGCTAAATTTACCTGCGTGGGGGTATGGTTTGAGGTACAGATATGGTCTATTCAAGCAGCGGATCGCCAAGGATGGCCAGGAAGAAACTGCAGAGGATTGGCTAGAG AAGTTTAGTCCGTGGGAAGTTGTCAGGCATGATGTTGTGTACCCTGTCAGATTCTTTGGCCATGTTCATGTCAATCCTGATGGATC CCGAAAGTGGGTTGAGGGAGAGGTTTTGCGAGCTCTGGCTTATGATGTGCCAATTCCAGGATACAAAACCAAGAACACTATTAGTCTTCGTCTATGGGAAGCTAAAGCATCCGCTGAGGACTTTAACCTATTTCAATTTAATGATGGACAGTATGAATCTGCTGCGCAGCTTCATTCTCGAGCGCAACAG ATTTGTGCTGTTTTGTATCCTGGAGATGCCACAGAGGAGGGGAAACTTTTAAGGCTGAAGCAACAATTCTTCCTGTGCAGTGCATCACTTCAG GATATTATTTTTAGATTCAAGGAGAGGAAACAGGGGACAGACTCATTGCAATGGTCAGAATTTCCAAAAAAGGTTGCTGTCCAAATGAACGATACTCATCCTACACTTGCAATCCCAGAGCTAATGCGATTGCTATTGGATGAGGAAGGGCTTGCGTGGGATGAGGCATGGGAAGTGACAACAAG GACGGTTGCTTATACTAATCACACAGTCCTTCCTGAAGCACTTGAGAAATGGTCACAAACTGTAATGTGGAAGCTTCTCCCTCGCCATATGGAAATAATAGAAGAAATTGACAAAAGA TTCATTGCTATGGTACGTGCTACACGAACTGATCTTGAGAGCAAAATTCCCAGCTTGTGCGTTTTGGATAACAATCCCCAAAAGCCTGTTGTGCGTATGGCAAATTTATGTGTGGTGTCTGCACATACG GTTAATGGTGTTGCCCAATTGCACAGTGATATTTTGAAGAATGAGTTATTTGTAGACTATGTCTCTATATGGCCAACAAAgttccaaaacaaaaccaatgGGATTACTCCTCGTCGGTGGCTTCGCTTTTGCAGTCCTGAGCTCAGTAACATAATAACCAAATGGTTAAAAACTGATGAATGGGTTACCAACCTGGACCTACTTGTAGGTCTTCGAAAG TTTGCCGATGATTCAAAATTACAAGAAGAATGGGCGTCTGCCAAGATGGCTAATAAGAAGCGTTTGGCACAGTACATAGAGCATGTGGCAGGTGTCAAGATTGACCCAAACAGTCTATTTGACATACAAGTGAAGCGTATCCATGAATATAAGAGACAGTTGCTGAATATTCTGGGTGCAGTTTATCGGTATAAGAAGTTAAAG GAGATGAGCCCTGAAGAGCGGAAGAAGACAACTCCACGTACTATCATGATTGGAGGAAAAGCATTTGCAACATATACAAATGCAAAAAGAATAGTCAAGCTGGTAGACGATGTTGGTGCTGTGGTCAACAAGGATCCCGATGTCAATGGCTACTTGAAG GTTGTATTTGTTCCAAATTACAATGTATCTGTTGCCGAGATACTTATCCCAGGAAGCGAGCTGTCACAACATATCAGCACTGCAGGCATGGAGGCAAGTGGCACAAGCAACATGAAATTTGCTCTGAACGGTTGCCTCATAATCGGAACATTGGATGGGGCTAATGTGGAAATCCGTGAGGAAATTGGGGAGGATAACTTTTTCCTCTTTGGTGCAACAGCAGATGAAGTCCCTAATCTGCGCAAGGACAGAGAGATCGGCCTG ttcaaaccagatcctCGGTTTGAAGAAGCCAAGCAGTTTGTTAGGAGTGGAGCATTTGGAAGCTACGATTACAATCCACTTCTTGACTCCCTGGAAGGGAACACCGGTTATGGTCGTGGTGATTATTTTCTTGTAGGCCATGACTTCGCACAGTATATGGATGCTCAGGCAAAAGTAGACGAAGCTTACAA GGATAGGAAAAGGTGGCAGAAGATGTCCATACTAAGCACTGCAGGGTCTGGCAAGTTCAGCAGCGACAGGACAATTGCTCAGTACGCCAAGGAAATCTGGAACATCGAAGAGTGCCGCGTACCATAG
- the LOC103447448 gene encoding serine/arginine-rich splicing factor SR45a isoform X3 produces MSYSRRYSYSPSPKRYSGSLSRSVSRSRYRSRSPSVENPGNNLYVTGLSPRVTKRELEKHFAAEGKVTDVHLVVDPWTRESRGFGFVTMENVDEAERCIKYLDGSVLEGRVITVEKARRRRGRTPTPGRYLGLRTVHVRQRTPSYSPPRRSPTYSPYRRSYSRSPHSSDRSRSRSSSPPYRRRRSYSPEYSRRRSYSRFRSPYSRSPVRRHDRDYSPYDSREYAPDDSYYGRRQRYRDYSPDDSYYGRRHRGRDYSPDDSDHGRRRRYRSISPSVSPRRRRGSSRRSYTPSVSPRRGRRSYRSYSPSVSPRPRRRSYTPSPSPRPRRTSRRSYSPSVSPEPVKKGSRRSYSRSVSPRRRSSKSHRGSSRRSYSSSRSPSVNASSRFMSRSATPRSTSPSS; encoded by the exons ATGTCGTACTCCAGAAG GTATTCCTACTCTCCATCCCCGAAGCGATACAGTGGTTCCCTTTCGAGGTCTGTTTCAAGGTCGAGATACAGGTCAAG AAGTCCGTCTGTGGAGAACCCGGGGAACAATTTGTATGTGACTGGATTGTCGCCTCGGGTTACAAAGAGAGAGCTAGAGAAGCACTTTGCAGCTGAGGGAAAG GTCACTGATGTTCATCTCGTGGTTGATCCATGGACAAGAGAATCTCggggatttgggtttgttaCGATGGAAAACGTTGATGAGGCTGAGCGCTGTATCAAGTACTTAGATGGATCTGTACTTGAAGGCCGTGTCATTACAGTGGAGAAG GCTAGAAGGCGGAGAGGGAGAACTCCCACTCCAGGAAGGTATCTTGGGCTGCGAACAGTTCACG ttcgACAACGAACCCCTAGCTACTCACCTCCTCGTAGGTCTCCTACCTACTCTCCTTATCGGAGGAGCTATAGCCGGTCACCTCATTCATCTGACCGAAGCAGGAGCAGGTCATCCTCTCCACCCTACCGTAGGAGGAGGTCATACTCTCCTGAGTACAGTCGGCGTAGATCTTACTCTCGGTTTCGCTCCCCCTACAGCAGGTCACCAGTGAGAAGGCATGATCGGGACTACTCTCCATATGACTCCAGGGAGTATGCACCAGATGACTCTTACTATGGAAGGAGACAGCGCTACAGGGACTATTCACCAGATGACTCCTACTATGGAAGGAGACACCGCGGCAGGGACTATTCACCAGATGACTCTGACCATGGTAGGAGGCGTCGCTATCGTTCTATCTCTCCTAGTGTGTCACCTAGGAGGAGAAGGGGGAGCTCAAGGAGGAGCTACACCCCCAGTGTCTCTCCCAGGCGTGGGAGGAGGAGTTACAGGAGCTACTCACCTAGTGTTTCACCCAGACCTAGGAGGAGGAGTTACACCCCAAGTCCTTCGCCCAGGCCTAGGAGGACCTCCAGGAGGAGTTATTCCCCTAGTGTATCACCTGAACCGGTGAAGAAGGGGTCAAGGAGGAGTTACTCTCGAAGCGTATCTCCCAGACGCAGGAGCTCAAAGTCTCACAGGGGTTCTTCCAGGCGGAGCTACTCAAGCAGCCGGAGTCCGAGTGTGAATGCAAGTTCCAGATTTATGTCAAGATCTGCTACCCCTAGGTCTACTTCACCTTCATCGTGA
- the LOC103447448 gene encoding serine/arginine-rich splicing factor SR45a isoform X1 translates to MSYSRRSRYSYSPSPKRYSGSLSRSVSRSRYRSRSPSVENPGNNLYVTGLSPRVTKRELEKHFAAEGKVTDVHLVVDPWTRESRGFGFVTMENVDEAERCIKYLDGSVLEGRVITVEKARRRRGRTPTPGRYLGLRTVHVRQRTPSYSPPRRSPTYSPYRRSYSRSPHSSDRSRSRSSSPPYRRRRSYSPEYSRRRSYSRFRSPYSRSPVRRHDRDYSPYDSREYAPDDSYYGRRQRYRDYSPDDSYYGRRHRGRDYSPDDSDHGRRRRYRSISPSVSPRRRRGSSRRSYTPSVSPRRGRRSYRSYSPSVSPRPRRRSYTPSPSPRPRRTSRRSYSPSVSPEPVKKGSRRSYSRSVSPRRRSSKSHRGSSRRSYSSSRSPSVNASSRFMSRSATPRSTSPSS, encoded by the exons ATGTCGTACTCCAGAAGGTCAAG GTATTCCTACTCTCCATCCCCGAAGCGATACAGTGGTTCCCTTTCGAGGTCTGTTTCAAGGTCGAGATACAGGTCAAG AAGTCCGTCTGTGGAGAACCCGGGGAACAATTTGTATGTGACTGGATTGTCGCCTCGGGTTACAAAGAGAGAGCTAGAGAAGCACTTTGCAGCTGAGGGAAAG GTCACTGATGTTCATCTCGTGGTTGATCCATGGACAAGAGAATCTCggggatttgggtttgttaCGATGGAAAACGTTGATGAGGCTGAGCGCTGTATCAAGTACTTAGATGGATCTGTACTTGAAGGCCGTGTCATTACAGTGGAGAAG GCTAGAAGGCGGAGAGGGAGAACTCCCACTCCAGGAAGGTATCTTGGGCTGCGAACAGTTCACG ttcgACAACGAACCCCTAGCTACTCACCTCCTCGTAGGTCTCCTACCTACTCTCCTTATCGGAGGAGCTATAGCCGGTCACCTCATTCATCTGACCGAAGCAGGAGCAGGTCATCCTCTCCACCCTACCGTAGGAGGAGGTCATACTCTCCTGAGTACAGTCGGCGTAGATCTTACTCTCGGTTTCGCTCCCCCTACAGCAGGTCACCAGTGAGAAGGCATGATCGGGACTACTCTCCATATGACTCCAGGGAGTATGCACCAGATGACTCTTACTATGGAAGGAGACAGCGCTACAGGGACTATTCACCAGATGACTCCTACTATGGAAGGAGACACCGCGGCAGGGACTATTCACCAGATGACTCTGACCATGGTAGGAGGCGTCGCTATCGTTCTATCTCTCCTAGTGTGTCACCTAGGAGGAGAAGGGGGAGCTCAAGGAGGAGCTACACCCCCAGTGTCTCTCCCAGGCGTGGGAGGAGGAGTTACAGGAGCTACTCACCTAGTGTTTCACCCAGACCTAGGAGGAGGAGTTACACCCCAAGTCCTTCGCCCAGGCCTAGGAGGACCTCCAGGAGGAGTTATTCCCCTAGTGTATCACCTGAACCGGTGAAGAAGGGGTCAAGGAGGAGTTACTCTCGAAGCGTATCTCCCAGACGCAGGAGCTCAAAGTCTCACAGGGGTTCTTCCAGGCGGAGCTACTCAAGCAGCCGGAGTCCGAGTGTGAATGCAAGTTCCAGATTTATGTCAAGATCTGCTACCCCTAGGTCTACTTCACCTTCATCGTGA
- the LOC103447448 gene encoding serine/arginine-rich splicing factor SR45a isoform X2 — MSYSRRSRYSYSPSPKRYSGSLSRSVSRSRYRSPSVENPGNNLYVTGLSPRVTKRELEKHFAAEGKVTDVHLVVDPWTRESRGFGFVTMENVDEAERCIKYLDGSVLEGRVITVEKARRRRGRTPTPGRYLGLRTVHVRQRTPSYSPPRRSPTYSPYRRSYSRSPHSSDRSRSRSSSPPYRRRRSYSPEYSRRRSYSRFRSPYSRSPVRRHDRDYSPYDSREYAPDDSYYGRRQRYRDYSPDDSYYGRRHRGRDYSPDDSDHGRRRRYRSISPSVSPRRRRGSSRRSYTPSVSPRRGRRSYRSYSPSVSPRPRRRSYTPSPSPRPRRTSRRSYSPSVSPEPVKKGSRRSYSRSVSPRRRSSKSHRGSSRRSYSSSRSPSVNASSRFMSRSATPRSTSPSS; from the exons ATGTCGTACTCCAGAAGGTCAAG GTATTCCTACTCTCCATCCCCGAAGCGATACAGTGGTTCCCTTTCGAGGTCTGTTTCAAGGTCGAGATACAG AAGTCCGTCTGTGGAGAACCCGGGGAACAATTTGTATGTGACTGGATTGTCGCCTCGGGTTACAAAGAGAGAGCTAGAGAAGCACTTTGCAGCTGAGGGAAAG GTCACTGATGTTCATCTCGTGGTTGATCCATGGACAAGAGAATCTCggggatttgggtttgttaCGATGGAAAACGTTGATGAGGCTGAGCGCTGTATCAAGTACTTAGATGGATCTGTACTTGAAGGCCGTGTCATTACAGTGGAGAAG GCTAGAAGGCGGAGAGGGAGAACTCCCACTCCAGGAAGGTATCTTGGGCTGCGAACAGTTCACG ttcgACAACGAACCCCTAGCTACTCACCTCCTCGTAGGTCTCCTACCTACTCTCCTTATCGGAGGAGCTATAGCCGGTCACCTCATTCATCTGACCGAAGCAGGAGCAGGTCATCCTCTCCACCCTACCGTAGGAGGAGGTCATACTCTCCTGAGTACAGTCGGCGTAGATCTTACTCTCGGTTTCGCTCCCCCTACAGCAGGTCACCAGTGAGAAGGCATGATCGGGACTACTCTCCATATGACTCCAGGGAGTATGCACCAGATGACTCTTACTATGGAAGGAGACAGCGCTACAGGGACTATTCACCAGATGACTCCTACTATGGAAGGAGACACCGCGGCAGGGACTATTCACCAGATGACTCTGACCATGGTAGGAGGCGTCGCTATCGTTCTATCTCTCCTAGTGTGTCACCTAGGAGGAGAAGGGGGAGCTCAAGGAGGAGCTACACCCCCAGTGTCTCTCCCAGGCGTGGGAGGAGGAGTTACAGGAGCTACTCACCTAGTGTTTCACCCAGACCTAGGAGGAGGAGTTACACCCCAAGTCCTTCGCCCAGGCCTAGGAGGACCTCCAGGAGGAGTTATTCCCCTAGTGTATCACCTGAACCGGTGAAGAAGGGGTCAAGGAGGAGTTACTCTCGAAGCGTATCTCCCAGACGCAGGAGCTCAAAGTCTCACAGGGGTTCTTCCAGGCGGAGCTACTCAAGCAGCCGGAGTCCGAGTGTGAATGCAAGTTCCAGATTTATGTCAAGATCTGCTACCCCTAGGTCTACTTCACCTTCATCGTGA
- the LOC103447448 gene encoding serine/arginine-rich splicing factor SR45a isoform X4 has product MSYSRRYSYSPSPKRYSGSLSRSVSRSRYRSPSVENPGNNLYVTGLSPRVTKRELEKHFAAEGKVTDVHLVVDPWTRESRGFGFVTMENVDEAERCIKYLDGSVLEGRVITVEKARRRRGRTPTPGRYLGLRTVHVRQRTPSYSPPRRSPTYSPYRRSYSRSPHSSDRSRSRSSSPPYRRRRSYSPEYSRRRSYSRFRSPYSRSPVRRHDRDYSPYDSREYAPDDSYYGRRQRYRDYSPDDSYYGRRHRGRDYSPDDSDHGRRRRYRSISPSVSPRRRRGSSRRSYTPSVSPRRGRRSYRSYSPSVSPRPRRRSYTPSPSPRPRRTSRRSYSPSVSPEPVKKGSRRSYSRSVSPRRRSSKSHRGSSRRSYSSSRSPSVNASSRFMSRSATPRSTSPSS; this is encoded by the exons ATGTCGTACTCCAGAAG GTATTCCTACTCTCCATCCCCGAAGCGATACAGTGGTTCCCTTTCGAGGTCTGTTTCAAGGTCGAGATACAG AAGTCCGTCTGTGGAGAACCCGGGGAACAATTTGTATGTGACTGGATTGTCGCCTCGGGTTACAAAGAGAGAGCTAGAGAAGCACTTTGCAGCTGAGGGAAAG GTCACTGATGTTCATCTCGTGGTTGATCCATGGACAAGAGAATCTCggggatttgggtttgttaCGATGGAAAACGTTGATGAGGCTGAGCGCTGTATCAAGTACTTAGATGGATCTGTACTTGAAGGCCGTGTCATTACAGTGGAGAAG GCTAGAAGGCGGAGAGGGAGAACTCCCACTCCAGGAAGGTATCTTGGGCTGCGAACAGTTCACG ttcgACAACGAACCCCTAGCTACTCACCTCCTCGTAGGTCTCCTACCTACTCTCCTTATCGGAGGAGCTATAGCCGGTCACCTCATTCATCTGACCGAAGCAGGAGCAGGTCATCCTCTCCACCCTACCGTAGGAGGAGGTCATACTCTCCTGAGTACAGTCGGCGTAGATCTTACTCTCGGTTTCGCTCCCCCTACAGCAGGTCACCAGTGAGAAGGCATGATCGGGACTACTCTCCATATGACTCCAGGGAGTATGCACCAGATGACTCTTACTATGGAAGGAGACAGCGCTACAGGGACTATTCACCAGATGACTCCTACTATGGAAGGAGACACCGCGGCAGGGACTATTCACCAGATGACTCTGACCATGGTAGGAGGCGTCGCTATCGTTCTATCTCTCCTAGTGTGTCACCTAGGAGGAGAAGGGGGAGCTCAAGGAGGAGCTACACCCCCAGTGTCTCTCCCAGGCGTGGGAGGAGGAGTTACAGGAGCTACTCACCTAGTGTTTCACCCAGACCTAGGAGGAGGAGTTACACCCCAAGTCCTTCGCCCAGGCCTAGGAGGACCTCCAGGAGGAGTTATTCCCCTAGTGTATCACCTGAACCGGTGAAGAAGGGGTCAAGGAGGAGTTACTCTCGAAGCGTATCTCCCAGACGCAGGAGCTCAAAGTCTCACAGGGGTTCTTCCAGGCGGAGCTACTCAAGCAGCCGGAGTCCGAGTGTGAATGCAAGTTCCAGATTTATGTCAAGATCTGCTACCCCTAGGTCTACTTCACCTTCATCGTGA
- the LOC103447448 gene encoding serine/arginine-rich splicing factor SR45a isoform X5, translating to MSYSRRSRYSYSPSPKRYSGSLSRSVSRSRYRSRSPSVENPGNNLYVTGLSPRVTKRELEKHFAAEGKVTDVHLVVDPWTRESRGFGFVTMENVDEAERCIKYLDGSVLEGRVITVEKCLWQQV from the exons ATGTCGTACTCCAGAAGGTCAAG GTATTCCTACTCTCCATCCCCGAAGCGATACAGTGGTTCCCTTTCGAGGTCTGTTTCAAGGTCGAGATACAGGTCAAG AAGTCCGTCTGTGGAGAACCCGGGGAACAATTTGTATGTGACTGGATTGTCGCCTCGGGTTACAAAGAGAGAGCTAGAGAAGCACTTTGCAGCTGAGGGAAAG GTCACTGATGTTCATCTCGTGGTTGATCCATGGACAAGAGAATCTCggggatttgggtttgttaCGATGGAAAACGTTGATGAGGCTGAGCGCTGTATCAAGTACTTAGATGGATCTGTACTTGAAGGCCGTGTCATTACAGTGGAGAAG TGTTTGTGGCAGCAGGTTTAG